Part of the Pseudobdellovibrionaceae bacterium genome is shown below.
AAGGTCCGTGAGCTGTCCCAGAAAAGGGGTTCGCTTAATCTCCATTGACGTGACAAAACCTGTGGGAACTTGCGATGAAATGACTAGTACATCTAAATAGGACAAGTGATTAGACACCATCAAAAAGTTTGACTTGCGAAAATCTCGATAGCCTTTCACCTCTGTTTGAACCCTAAGAATGCCTAAAATAATTTTTGACGAAATTGAGGTCAACCGATGGCGTATCTCTCGCCGCTTCCATTCGTCCCAACAGTAAAGATTCACCACGGCTGAGCGTACGCCAAAAAACAAAAGGACTGCAAATACTCCAAGAAGTCGAGCGGTTTGGTCAAGTGAGTTCAAAATCTGCTTCATGACCCTTGTTCCACATATTTTTTTGCATGTTTTTCGGACAGTTGACTCATATCAAGGATTGTTAAGACATCGCTGCAATTGAAGTCTTCATCCAGTGCTGGTTCTCCGTAAATCTTCGCCCCTGCATTAATATAGGAACGCAAAAGCGGTGGCGTAAGTTCTAACGCTCGCTCAGCTGAAACTATCGCCGAATTTCGGTTCTGAAATCGATAAATTCCTATGGGCCGAATGTGGTGTTCGTCAGAATAGGAATCGGGCTTAAACGAGTTTAATACAGCGTTGGCTTCGCCAAAATTGGTGGTGTACAAACTAGTACATCCAAACAAGTAATCAGCCCCAACTAGTTTTGCGTAACGACCCATCCCCTTCCAGACCAAGTGAATGGCGGCACCCGTGCGATGATCCGGGTGAATACAAGCTCGACCCAATTCTAATTTCACACCAGGCACACTGAAAAAAGAATCCAAATCAAATTCATTTTCAGAATAAAATTTATTTGAAAACAGCGAGCAAACCAATCGGTATGTACCTATGACTTCATTATCGTCTTTTTTGATCAACAATATATGATCGCCCAGCAAGTCATAGCGATCAAAGTCCACTCCGCCGATTCGATTAAGCCCTAATCCTTCTTCGATAAAAACCTGATGCCGAAGGCGAAGGACCTTGTGCAGCTCCTCCACCGTCTCAGCGGTTTTTACAAGGTATTGACCTAAATCAATCTGAAACCGAATTTTCGGCTGAAACTTGTTAATCTTAAGGTGAAGCAGTTTTATACGGAGATCGACAAATGCCCGCGAGCGCAACGGCGCTGTCGTGGCATGTGCCAATTTTTTTGCAAGATTCATAACTTGGCATCCTTATAGAACCTTACATCAACACGCTGCTGCTTGATCGCCTGAAGAATGGCTCCCGGGTGGCGTGGCGCATGCACCACTGTTTTCCATGAATCCACCTGAAGGGGATGATGTAAGTCACTGTTTGCTATAAATGGCATACGACTTTCAATTACCTCATCAAATAGGTGGGGTCCACTGGCCACTTCCCAGGCGTCAAACTCAGGTTGAAGCTCGTGTCGGTTGTGCCACAAATAATAGGTCTGTGGCTCAAAGCGACGAGTGGATACGGGATGTGCTGCTATGGCAATCCCCCCCTGCTCCCTAATCTGCCTTGTAATATCTACCACATCCTGATCGGGGTCAATGAACTCACTAATGCCCAGTCCCAAAAAATGCGCAGAATCCTTATGGGCAAAGGAGTTCTTGGTGAATTCGACACCAGGAATTAACACCATTTTATACTTCACCCAAGCCCGTTCGGCCTGCTCTTGAATCTCTTCGAGATAAAGTGGAAATGTCTGCTCTGACAGGGTTTTTTCCAAATAACTCGCCGCCTTGCCAAGCAACGTGCGCTCCTCGCACAAATGATCTGTGATCGCGATGGCACCAAATCCCCGGCTCCCATAAAAATCCACCAGCTCCGAAATCGACAGCCGGCCGTCACTGAATGAGGAGTGAATATGAAAGTCGCCAATAAGCATCAATCAATACGTTACGGCAAACCCGTTAGAATCTGGTAAGGAGTTGGCAAGGAGAAGGTCAGAAATGCTCGTGTAGCCGACCGATTTATCTAGTTTCCCTGTTCAAAGGCCGAGGTGAGCAACAAATGTCGATAAAAGCGGATCATATTTTTGTAGGCCTCTTTGCTGATTCGCTCATTGTGCCCATGAAAACGCCCATAGTCCGCTCGCTCTAGGGCCACAGGCATAAACCTATAAATGTCGTCGGCCACAGGTTGATAGTGGCGGGCATCTGTGGCTGCAATGAGCAGACTCGGCGCCGTCAATGTGCCTGAGAAAATCTGCGAGACCGATGCCTGGATATGACGAAATCCCTCGCTGTCAGCGCTTGAAATGGGCGAGGGCTCTACGGCCTTCTCTCGCACCGAAACCGTAACTCGCTCATCGCTGATGGTTTCCCGAACACGGCTGGCCACACTTTCAATGGTTTCACCAGGTAGGATTCGAAGATTCAATACCGCAGTGACCGTGTCAGGGATAACATTGGGAGCTACACCTCCGTTCACCATGGTTGGGGCCATTGTGGTTTGAATCAACGCATTTGTACTTGGATCACTTTTTAAAATTCGCTTAACAAGCGGTGAAAATAACCACATGTTTGCAAAGGCCATCTTCGCCGTAAAATCGGCTTCAGATGCCAAGTATCGTGTCATATCTAAAATGGGTGCGGTGATTCGCCTTGAAAATGATCCGTCATTAAGGCGAAGATGCGCCTCACTGAGCACAAGTATGGCATTTTCCGCTCCAGGCATAGAGCTGTGCCCCGGTTTTCCCAAAGCCTTTAATTCAAGTTCCACGTAGCCTTTTTCAGCGACACCCACAAGTGCCACCGGCTTCGGTACACTGGCCATGAGGTGGCTAAATATAAACAGTCCCTCGTCGAGAACCCAGTCGAAGTGAATTCCCTGGGTTTGAAACTCTTCAGCTATTTTTGCGGCTCCATCTGATCCGCCCGACTCTTCATCGTGACCATAGGCGAGATATATACTTCGCCGGGGACGTCGCCCCTCTTTCAACAAAAGACGAATGGCCTCCAGTTGCGCAAGTAGCGTGCTTCGGTCATCAAGTGTGCCACGCCCCCAAATAAATCCATCAGCATCAGCTCCTGAAAAAGGCGGATGCTCCCACTTCTTCGCATCGCCCACCGGAACCACATCTTGATGAGCTAGCAAAAGGACGGGGCGCTCCTCAGTTGAGGTGCCCGACCATTTCATAACTAAACTTTGTTCGTTCACAAGATGATGGTCGAGATGAGAAAAAACATCGGCGTACTCCCGTTTTATTTCTGCACGAAATCGATCAAGATCATGGCCTGACTTTATGGCCTCTGAAAGACGATGAAAAATTGTGACATCATCCAAGGCAGGTTGCGGTGACTCGGTACCCCTCACTTGCAAACTAGGCACGGTGAAAGTTCTAAATAAAACGATGACCACGAGGGCCGAAATCGCGATGGCTAAATTTCGAAAAAGTTTTTTCATAAGCTCTCCACTCATGGTGTTCTAACTTGAAGTCAATGCGAAGAAACCTTACTCTAACGAGCGAGAATGACCTAGCCAAGTTGTCAATATGAGTTTAAGTCAAATTAAGAGAATCATATACTATCTATTTCTAACTTCCCTGTTTCTTGGGTCATTTTCGGCTCTTTCTGAAGGGAGAAATAATATCGAAACCTTGATTCGGGAGCAGAATTTGCCTATTCCTGAATTTGATGTTTCAAGTGAATACCTCAAATCCGAATAAATTGCGTGAGTTTGAACGTTATCTGGGGGCCGTAGAGTCTACCCTGAACGACCTTCCTGAGCCAGATGCCGATCCTTTGACGGTGATACGATATAAGGCTTCGCAGTTTTCAGACGTACTGGTCGACGATACCATTTTGGATATAGCCGGTGAAGACATTGGCGTAAAAGTCCGATGGAAATTGAATGAACTGGATCGATATATTGGACAGTCTGCTCGGTTTATCTGCCTACTTGGAGTGCTTCGAGGAGAACATGTCTATATCTTTAAAGGAGAGCTGTCCGGAAGCATTGTGCCCGCGCGCGGGAAGTCCTTTGGTTTTCTCCCCTACTTTCTACCAAACGGAGTGAAGCAGACCCTGGCAGAAAATTTACCTGACGAACTCAACCCGCGGTACTTTGCTGTAAAGGCACTTCTTGAAAATCGCCCCTGGCGAGTCTGTGCTCCACTGCCGCTGTGGTCAGGACCCTTTCAACAAAAACTGAAGTCGTGAACAATGCATCTCGCTGCAGCCCGGTCCCATCTGTCACAATCCAAGACTGTAAAATAGTGGCCCCCTGCGAAAAAAATCGAAATTGCAGACCGGCTTAGATGCTTAGTCCCATCTTCCCCCAAAATGGCTCGTTTGGCCGGCTCTTAACCCAAATATTCGCCCTCAAGGGGCTGATATTGTGCTTGCGCCCCACTTTTTTGGACGGCTAATTCCGCATCCGGAAAAGGCCGCCCCCCTTGCCGCAGTTCAGTACCAAAACAACGTTGAAACTGATCGGCCCTTTCTTGACTCTATGCCTCATTTTTAGTAGCTCTGCCAGGAATTCAACCCCCTTTAATCGAGGCTAATAATCCATGAAAATAACCCGTCGAATCGCTCTGTCGCTGCTGGCACTTGTCGCCTTGTCCACGGCTGGATGTAAGCAACCTGAAGTGGGCTCTAAAAATCGTCCGTTCACGATGTATTTCATCCCCTCCATTGACGCTCAAACATTGGCCACTACAACTGAGGGACTGGTTAAGCATGTGCAAAAATCTGTGTCGCAAAAACTTTATGGGAGTGACGAAGGTTTCTACGTAAAAAGCTCCATTCCAACTAGCTATATTGCCGTAGTTGAAGCTTTCGGAACTGGCAGAGCGGATTTTGCCGCCTTTAATACATTCAGCTACATATTGGCAAAAGACATTAAAAAATACCCATTGGAAGCCATCTTAACCGTTGTACATGGAAATGGCGAAACCACTTACAAAGGTCAAATCATTGCCCGCGCAGACAGTGGAATCAACACATTGGAAGATCTAAAAGGCAAAAAATTTGCCTTCACTGACCCGGCCTCTACCTCCGGCTACATATTGCCCTCGCAGCTGTTAAAAAAACAGGGCATTGAGCTTGGAGATACTGTGTTTGCGCAAAAACACGACAACGTGGTGACCATGGTTTATCAAAAACAAGTGGATGCCGGCGCCACTTATTATTCGGCACCGAAAATGTTTGAAGAAAATGGCAAAAAAGAACTGAAAATCCAAGATGCTCGCAACCGTGTTCTTACCCAGTTCCCCGATGTGGAAGACGTAGTTAAGATTGTGGGTTTTACTCAAGAAATCCCCAACGAACCCTGGGTGATTCGACAAAAAATGTATGAAGATCCCGCTCGAGACAAACAGGTTCGTGAAGCCGTACAGAGCGCCTTACTTGATTTCATTAAAACGCCCGAGGGCAAAAAAATCATGACTGAAACGTACAATGTGTATGGCTTGGTTCCCGTATCGGATGCTAACTATGATGAAATCCGAAAAATCATCACTTCTTCTGAACTCAATCTTGAAGATGTAATCACGAAAAAGTAGTAAAAATGCCTATTCTAGAAGTTAGAAATCTAAATAAAGTTTATGATAATGGTGTGCACGCCCTTAAAGATGTTTCCTTCACTGTTGAAGAAGGTGAATTTCTTGGCGTGATTGGTTTGAGTGGATCTGGAAAATCGACACTACTTAGGTGCATCAATCGACTGATTGAACCCACCAGTGGTGAAATCATTATTAATGGCCAGGACATCACAAAGCTCAACTATTCTCAACTGCGGCAAGCGCGCACCCAAGTGGGAATGATCTTTCAGAGCTTCAACCTCATCCGCAGAAAATCGGTTCTTGTAAACACGCTCTCCGGAAAACTGGGTCGAAAAGGTCTGTGGTCCAGCATTATGGGTTATTGGTCAGAGGATGAACGAAAACAGGCCCTTGAGTTTTTAAAAGTGGTTGGGCTGCAGCAAAAAGCCAACAATCGCGCTGACGAACTCAGCGGTGGCCAACAGCAACGCGTGGCTATTGCCAGAGCGTTAATGCAGGACCCTAAAATACTATTAGCTGATGAGCCCGTGGCCAGTCTTGACCCGGCAACATCTCACACAGTGATGGATCACTTAGAAGCTGCCAACAAACAGTTTGGCAAAACCATTCTCTGTAACTTGCACTTTTTAAGCCTTGTTCGCCAATACACACCTCGTGTGATTGCATTAAAAGGCGGCGAAGTTGTCTACCGGGGCACTTCTAAAGAAATTGATGAAGCTTGGTTTACAAAAATTTACGGTGATGACGCAAAAGAGGTTTTAATTAAATGAGTACTGCTGACGACACGATGACAAAACCCAATAGTTATTATGAAACCATTGTTGCCGGAGAGCGCAAGCGGGCTTTCCGGCGCGCGTGGTTGATTAACTTTTTCTTGGTGCTGTATTTTATTTTTGCCATCACTTATGTGATCACACTGCACGTGGAAAGCCTGGACCACCTCTTAAAACAACCGATGGCCATGGCATTGTATTTTCTGGCCGCCAATGTACTTAGTTATCTCTGGGCTCGATCTTCTCGTTCAATTGGCGGATTGATCGTCCATCGGACCAACCCCATCCTTAAAAATTTACCTGCCGAACCCGGCTCGGCCGGCTGGTATAAGTCCGTTTCTGGTGGCTTTGCCTTTGCCCTTCTCATATTAACTGTTTATTTGGGCGTGAGCCTGATTGATATTAACCTCTACACCTTATTTGATAAGCAGGGTTTGCAAGGCGCACAGCGAATTTTTAGCGCCCTTATGAACCCGAATTTATCCATTATCGATGTGGTGCTTGCCGCGATGGTTGAGACTATCTTTATCGCCCTGATGGCTACCGCACTGGCCATACCCATTGCATTTTTACTGAGCTTTTTTATGGCTCGCAACTTAATGAAGTACAGTCGCACTGCCGTTGGTGTTTATACTTTCTTGCGATTTCTTGCTAACTTTGCACGATCGGTGGAACCACTGATTTGGGCCATTATATTTTCGGTGTGGGTGGGTATCGGGCCGTTTGCCGGCATGCTTGCCCTAATGATTCACTCCATTGCCGCGCTGACAAAGCTGTACTCGGAACAGATTGAAAACATCGACCGCGGACCCATTGAAGCCATTGAGGCCACGGGCGCAAATCGCATTCAAGTAGTTTGGTATGCGGTGGTCCCACAAATAGTTCTCCCCTACCTTTCTTTTACTATTTATCGCTGGGACATTAATATTCGCATGGCCACCATTATCGGTCTTGTTGGTGGCGGCGGCATCGGCACTCTACTCATGCAATACCAGGGGATTGCGAAGTGGAACGAAGTGGGAACCATAGTTATCACTATTGCGGCTGTGGTTTGGGTAATGGATTATCTCAGTGCCCGAATTCGTGAAGCCATTTACTAGCTAAATCTAAGAAATTGCGGCTACATGTTGTTAATTATGTAGCCCAACACAATCACCTGGGGCACTGTCACTAACGGCAAAAACAAAGCAATCTTCCAGGATTTTGTTGCATCTTTAATGACCATAATTTCAGTGTAATCTGTCGCCACTCCGGTCATTAAGAACACAAAGGCATTTCCTGGAGCTCCAGCCGTTCGCAATATTTCGGCTGCAATGGGGGCCGTTCCCTCCGAGCAAACCTCAATTATCGTGGCAGCTACCAAAGTTAATGCCAAACCCATCAGCGATGGTCCAAAATAAGTTTGCATATCATCTGTGGTTAAAAAGGCTCGCATCGCACTGGCAATCACCACGCCCAAAAACACCCACCGCAAAACAATTCTCGAATCGGCAATTCCGTGGACCACGAGATTTTTAAAAAAAGCCAAATCAAACTTTACCCGAGACAGTCCTCTTTTTGCTTCAGGAAAAAACCGAAAGCCTTCAGGCAAATCAAATCGGTTCGGGTTTTTGGCAAGAATGCCTTTTTTCGACATACTCTCAAATATGAGACCCGTAATGATTGCTACCACTCCCGACAGTACAATAAATACAAGGGTCCACTTTAAACCAATTAACGCCACTAAAATAATAGTCAAAGATAGCGAGTTCCAGGGGCTTGCAATAAGAAATGCCATCAACTGACCAAGACTAGCTCCCCGCTCATAAAGCTTCATCCCCACGATCAATATCCCGTGAGAGCACAAGTCCAACAGCATTCCGGCCAGAGTGGCGCGAAGTATTCCCTTTAAACCATTTCCGTCTCCGAGTATGGCCATAACAAATTCTCGTGGGACCTGACTCAGAACTCCAACAAAGGCGATGGATGCCACTAGACCCCACCACATGTGATGCATCAGCTCTGATCCCGTTTGCACAAAAGAACTTAAATAAGGAACACCCTCAATGCTAGGCCAGAAAAACCACTTCAAAAACACTGAAATAGCAACCACTGCCCCCGTCGACCAAAACAAATAGTCCAGACGCTTTTTGGGGTGGCAACTCTCAACATTCTCGGCAGATTTGGGTTCATCACAACAGCTTGACAAAGGACCTCCTCGTACTACGATTCTTAAGAAGTATATGGGCGCCTTCATTACGTCAACTACAAGCAAATGTCGGCCTCCATCAGGATGAGATACAAGTCAAAACGGATTTTTTAGGGGTGGGGATAATGAAAACTTCAAGTTTTATAAATTCAACAGTGTTAGTTTTTCTATTGTTATTATCAAAGTTAGCATTGGCTGAGACCCTTTTAACACTTCCCAGCCCTTTTGAGGACGGCAAGACCTACCCCCTTTTGGTCGTGTTACATGGCTGCAATCAGACGGCTGATGAATTTCGTAGTGTGACAGAGTTTGATCAATTGGCGCAATCACACGGATTTATAGTGATGTACCCAGAACAAAAGCTCATCCGAAATATTAAAAGATGCTGGAACTGGTTTTTACCGCAAAACCAATCGGCCGACGGCATTGAGACAAAAGAGATTATGGCCACCATCCAAGCCGTGAAAGAAAACTACCCCATCGACTCTGAAAATGTTTTTGTAGCTGGCCTATCCGCCGGCGGATCAATGGCTGGGCTACTCGCCAAGTGCTACCCAGGAGAATTTAGGGCGGCAGCCATTCATTCGAGCCCCTCACCATTGCGAGCTCGGGGCGCCATGGAAGCCTTGAAGCTCATGAAAGACGGCCCCGCCGAATTTCCTCGCTATGAAAAAATCTGCCAACACGGCACGCCTCTTCCTATCATGGTTATTCATGGAACCGCTGACGACCGAGTGGCGCCCAGCAATGCTCCATCTGTTCTTGAGGATCTCGGCACAGGCGATACCCGCTCCCGCTTAGTTATGGTTGGGGGCTTGGGCCACGAATGGTCTGGAGGAGCTCCAGGACATAAGTATTCTGCCCCCAATGGACCGAAAGCCAATGAGCTGATATGGCGCTTTTTTAGCCGGCAAATGAATCGATAATTATGGTTTAACTCTGCACAGAGCCTCTCCATAATGCGGCGTTTAGAGGGGCAAAAATATCCCTGGCCATCATGCAAGGCATCCCCTAGGATGACCCCTTTATACGTTGCTGGGAGCACGAAATAGTTGACATTAAAGCGCTGGGTTTTTTTGTCAAATTCATTGCGGAACGACGAAGGACTGGCCAAAAGCTAATTCAAGGAGTGACAAATTGAGTTTGATAAAAAAGATCAAGCTATAATGTTAACTATTTCGCGCTCCCAGTAGTAACACCGTAACAAAAGGGCAGGCAATGAAAGCAACAAAAGGCATGGTAGTGACAATGGACTACACTCTGACAAATGATCAGGGCGAGGTGCTTGACTCATCAAAAGGACGTGAACCACTTCCCTACTTGCATGGCCACCGAAATATTATCACTGGTCTTGAAAAAGTAATCGAAGGTAAAGCTAAGGGCGATCAACTCAATGTGAAAGTGGCACCGGCTGAAGGCTATGGTGAGCGAGACGAATCATTAGTGCAGGTTGTTCCTAAAAGCGAATTTGAAGGCGCTGGTGAGCTCGAAGTCGGTATGCAGTTTCAAACTCATACACAAGACGGGCTTCAGATTTTTCAAATCGTGAAGATTGCTGGCGAAGATGTCACCGTCGATGGCAATCATCCGCTGGCTGGTGAAAGTCTCCACTTTGAAGTGACGATCACCGATGTTCGCGAAGCCACACCTGAAGAGTTGTCACACGGCCATGTCCACGGACCTGGTGGCCACCACCATTAATTGGAATTTTACTTAAATCGACTTGCCAGTACGTTAGAGTGAGCGGCAATCAGCCGCTCATAGGATTGGTGTCCATCGGCAATCAACAAAACATCTATCCCTACCGCTTCGGCCACATGCCAGTCGTGGTCCGTATCACCGATCAAAATGGTTTTTTCACGGGGCACAGTTGATCCCGCCACCAGTTCTCGACCTCGCTCGACTTTGCTATGAGCGTAGTGATCCGACAATCCATAAATATTGTGAAAATGATGATGTAGTGAAAAGTGTCTCGTTAACTCGTCAAGATGCCACTGAGCCGCTGCTGAAAGAATAGATTGTTGTTTATTCTCAGCAATAGATTTGAGTATGGCCTCAATTCCTAAAAAGGGCTGAGCATGATCTTTTGAACGCTGATGATAGCGATCCATAAATCGATCGCTCAGTTCCTCAAAACTGATTTCAGAAAAATCAAACCCTAATACCTCGTAGCTATCTTTAACGGGAAAGCCAAAAAGATCCCGATATTGTGTCAGATCAATGCTTGGCAGACCGTGCTCTTCTAATAGCTCTCCCACCACTTCAACCGCGATATGAGCATCGTTCAAAAGAGTGCCATTCCAATCCCAAATGATATGTTCATAAGGTTCTACATGTTCTAAAATTTGCTTTGACGATTCGTCAATCCCCACGAGATTCATAGTGAAGGTCATAGTACAATCCTAGCGCCAGGACAACCCCTACGTTTTTGCCCATTGAACCCTAATTCTGCAGGGAAATCTCAATTTGAGACGGCCACAAACCCTATATTGGCCGTTAAGACCTGGACTTGACGAAACCCAATGCCATTAAGGACAATAAGAGTAACGAGGAGGTGGAGCTTTCAATAAGCCACACTCTGGCGCCCTCATCTTGAATTCTGGATATGAGCCTGTTCAAATTGTGAGTTGGCAACGGGCTATAATCCTATGGCTTCAGGGTAAAGTTGAAGTGCTTGAGTTTCATGCTGAATCTGTTCAAAGTCCGAGTCACTCATTTCAACTGCCCAGTGTTTTGCGCCTTAAACAGTATATTCGCCCCTACATCACTTTAGGGGTCCGCTTTTCCCGGCAAAATGTCTTT
Proteins encoded:
- a CDS encoding HAD family hydrolase, with the translated sequence MTFTMNLVGIDESSKQILEHVEPYEHIIWDWNGTLLNDAHIAVEVVGELLEEHGLPSIDLTQYRDLFGFPVKDSYEVLGFDFSEISFEELSDRFMDRYHQRSKDHAQPFLGIEAILKSIAENKQQSILSAAAQWHLDELTRHFSLHHHFHNIYGLSDHYAHSKVERGRELVAGSTVPREKTILIGDTDHDWHVAEAVGIDVLLIADGHQSYERLIAAHSNVLASRFK
- a CDS encoding GNAT family N-acetyltransferase; the protein is MNLAKKLAHATTAPLRSRAFVDLRIKLLHLKINKFQPKIRFQIDLGQYLVKTAETVEELHKVLRLRHQVFIEEGLGLNRIGGVDFDRYDLLGDHILLIKKDDNEVIGTYRLVCSLFSNKFYSENEFDLDSFFSVPGVKLELGRACIHPDHRTGAAIHLVWKGMGRYAKLVGADYLFGCTSLYTTNFGEANAVLNSFKPDSYSDEHHIRPIGIYRFQNRNSAIVSAERALELTPPLLRSYINAGAKIYGEPALDEDFNCSDVLTILDMSQLSEKHAKKYVEQGS
- a CDS encoding phosphate/phosphite/phosphonate ABC transporter substrate-binding protein; the protein is MKITRRIALSLLALVALSTAGCKQPEVGSKNRPFTMYFIPSIDAQTLATTTEGLVKHVQKSVSQKLYGSDEGFYVKSSIPTSYIAVVEAFGTGRADFAAFNTFSYILAKDIKKYPLEAILTVVHGNGETTYKGQIIARADSGINTLEDLKGKKFAFTDPASTSGYILPSQLLKKQGIELGDTVFAQKHDNVVTMVYQKQVDAGATYYSAPKMFEENGKKELKIQDARNRVLTQFPDVEDVVKIVGFTQEIPNEPWVIRQKMYEDPARDKQVREAVQSALLDFIKTPEGKKIMTETYNVYGLVPVSDANYDEIRKIITSSELNLEDVITKK
- a CDS encoding peptidylprolyl isomerase, whose amino-acid sequence is MKATKGMVVTMDYTLTNDQGEVLDSSKGREPLPYLHGHRNIITGLEKVIEGKAKGDQLNVKVAPAEGYGERDESLVQVVPKSEFEGAGELEVGMQFQTHTQDGLQIFQIVKIAGEDVTVDGNHPLAGESLHFEVTITDVREATPEELSHGHVHGPGGHHH
- the phnC gene encoding phosphonate ABC transporter ATP-binding protein; its protein translation is MPILEVRNLNKVYDNGVHALKDVSFTVEEGEFLGVIGLSGSGKSTLLRCINRLIEPTSGEIIINGQDITKLNYSQLRQARTQVGMIFQSFNLIRRKSVLVNTLSGKLGRKGLWSSIMGYWSEDERKQALEFLKVVGLQQKANNRADELSGGQQQRVAIARALMQDPKILLADEPVASLDPATSHTVMDHLEAANKQFGKTILCNLHFLSLVRQYTPRVIALKGGEVVYRGTSKEIDEAWFTKIYGDDAKEVLIK
- a CDS encoding PHB depolymerase family esterase — encoded protein: MKTSSFINSTVLVFLLLLSKLALAETLLTLPSPFEDGKTYPLLVVLHGCNQTADEFRSVTEFDQLAQSHGFIVMYPEQKLIRNIKRCWNWFLPQNQSADGIETKEIMATIQAVKENYPIDSENVFVAGLSAGGSMAGLLAKCYPGEFRAAAIHSSPSPLRARGAMEALKLMKDGPAEFPRYEKICQHGTPLPIMVIHGTADDRVAPSNAPSVLEDLGTGDTRSRLVMVGGLGHEWSGGAPGHKYSAPNGPKANELIWRFFSRQMNR
- a CDS encoding phosphotransferase, whose amino-acid sequence is MLIGDFHIHSSFSDGRLSISELVDFYGSRGFGAIAITDHLCEERTLLGKAASYLEKTLSEQTFPLYLEEIQEQAERAWVKYKMVLIPGVEFTKNSFAHKDSAHFLGLGISEFIDPDQDVVDITRQIREQGGIAIAAHPVSTRRFEPQTYYLWHNRHELQPEFDAWEVASGPHLFDEVIESRMPFIANSDLHHPLQVDSWKTVVHAPRHPGAILQAIKQQRVDVRFYKDAKL
- a CDS encoding M20/M25/M40 family metallo-hydrolase; translated protein: MKKLFRNLAIAISALVVIVLFRTFTVPSLQVRGTESPQPALDDVTIFHRLSEAIKSGHDLDRFRAEIKREYADVFSHLDHHLVNEQSLVMKWSGTSTEERPVLLLAHQDVVPVGDAKKWEHPPFSGADADGFIWGRGTLDDRSTLLAQLEAIRLLLKEGRRPRRSIYLAYGHDEESGGSDGAAKIAEEFQTQGIHFDWVLDEGLFIFSHLMASVPKPVALVGVAEKGYVELELKALGKPGHSSMPGAENAILVLSEAHLRLNDGSFSRRITAPILDMTRYLASEADFTAKMAFANMWLFSPLVKRILKSDPSTNALIQTTMAPTMVNGGVAPNVIPDTVTAVLNLRILPGETIESVASRVRETISDERVTVSVREKAVEPSPISSADSEGFRHIQASVSQIFSGTLTAPSLLIAATDARHYQPVADDIYRFMPVALERADYGRFHGHNERISKEAYKNMIRFYRHLLLTSAFEQGN
- the phnE gene encoding phosphonate ABC transporter, permease protein PhnE is translated as MAMALYFLAANVLSYLWARSSRSIGGLIVHRTNPILKNLPAEPGSAGWYKSVSGGFAFALLILTVYLGVSLIDINLYTLFDKQGLQGAQRIFSALMNPNLSIIDVVLAAMVETIFIALMATALAIPIAFLLSFFMARNLMKYSRTAVGVYTFLRFLANFARSVEPLIWAIIFSVWVGIGPFAGMLALMIHSIAALTKLYSEQIENIDRGPIEAIEATGANRIQVVWYAVVPQIVLPYLSFTIYRWDINIRMATIIGLVGGGGIGTLLMQYQGIAKWNEVGTIVITIAAVVWVMDYLSARIREAIY
- a CDS encoding permease, yielding MKAPIYFLRIVVRGGPLSSCCDEPKSAENVESCHPKKRLDYLFWSTGAVVAISVFLKWFFWPSIEGVPYLSSFVQTGSELMHHMWWGLVASIAFVGVLSQVPREFVMAILGDGNGLKGILRATLAGMLLDLCSHGILIVGMKLYERGASLGQLMAFLIASPWNSLSLTIILVALIGLKWTLVFIVLSGVVAIITGLIFESMSKKGILAKNPNRFDLPEGFRFFPEAKRGLSRVKFDLAFFKNLVVHGIADSRIVLRWVFLGVVIASAMRAFLTTDDMQTYFGPSLMGLALTLVAATIIEVCSEGTAPIAAEILRTAGAPGNAFVFLMTGVATDYTEIMVIKDATKSWKIALFLPLVTVPQVIVLGYIINNM